Proteins found in one Lates calcarifer isolate ASB-BC8 linkage group LG8, TLL_Latcal_v3, whole genome shotgun sequence genomic segment:
- the LOC108882897 gene encoding arp2/3 complex-activating protein rickA gives MTSDLPALTEVEASKPAAATAEHSSTIRTQSLPETSSATMLDIRNPLSLDSPSPLTPPPPPPPPPPPPAAADSPDLPPPSPPVLPPPLPSSKPSSTSSPPPPTPPPAESPQRPTTLNLKTLPRPTVRENGGPPVGVDEDEEERKMLEEDLKKCIEDFKKIRLPRVFPDRKRHWQSDLLKKYDA, from the coding sequence atgacctctgacctcccagCTCTCACTGAAGTGGAGGCCTCTaaacctgctgctgccacaGCAGAGCACAGCAGCACCATCCGAACCCAGAGCCTTCCAGAAACCAGCAGCGCCACTATGCTGGACATACGAAACCCACTGTCCCTGGACTCTCCTTCTCCTCTaacgcctcctcctcctcctcctccgccgccaccgccTCCTGCTGCCGCAGACAGCCCTGACCTCCCACCTCCGTCACCTCCGGTCCTGCCTCCGCCCCTGCCGTCGTCCAAACCTTCGTCCACTTCCAGCCCTCCTCCCCCGACGCCACCTCCTGCCGAGAGCCCCCAGCGCCCGACCACCCTCAACCTAAAGACACTGCCGCGGCCCACCGTGAGGGAGAACGGAGGCCCACCGGTCGGGgtggatgaggatgaggaggagaggaagatgctGGAGGAAGATCTGAAGAAATGTATTGAGGATTTCAAAAAGATCCGCCTGCCCAGAGTGTTTCCGGATCGCAAAAGGCACTGGCAAAGTGACTTGCTCAAGAAGTATGATGCGTAG
- the kctd12b gene encoding BTB/POZ domain-containing protein KCTD12b, giving the protein MALPDSGISGEEVPFPEIIELNVGGQVYITRYSTLTSVPDSLLWEMFNRKSAKGLARDTKGRFFVDRDGFLFRYILDYMRDQQLVLPDHFPERGRLQREAEFFNLPELVKLLAPKISKQNSLGDEGCQSDPEDSSPGIDTARNLGSLGAAAAACASLVPGAMDGKRSGFITIGYRGSYTLGRDSHTDAKFRRVARIMVCGKTSLAKEVFGETLNESRDPDRPPERYTSRYYLKFTFLEQAFDKLADAGFHMVACNSTGTCAFAHEQTDDKIWTSYTEYVFYRE; this is encoded by the coding sequence ATGGCTTTACCTGATAGTGGCATATCTGGGGAAGAGGTACCCTTCCCAGAGATTATAGAGCTAAATGTTGGTGGCCAGGTGTACATCACCCGCTACTCTACCCTCACAAGTGTGCCAGACTCTCTGCTGTGGGAGATGTTCAATCGGAAGTCAGCCAAAGGATTGGCCAGGGACACCAAGGGGCGCTTCTTTGTGGACCGTGATGGTTTCCTGTTCCGTTACATCTTGGACTACATGAGGGACCAGCAGCTGGTTCTTCCGGACCACTTCCCCGAACGCGGGCGTCTGCAGAGGGAGGCCGAGTTCTTCAACCTGCCGGAGCTTGTCAAATTGCTGGCGCCCAAAATTAGCAAGCAGAACTCCCTGGGCGACGAGGGATGTCAGAGCGACCCTGAGGACTCCTCGCCTGGGATTGACACGGCCCGTAACCTCGGCTCCCTGGgtgctgccgccgccgcctgTGCCAGTCTGGTGCCCGGAGCCATGGATGGCAAACGGTCCGGGTTCATCACCATCGGCTACCGGGGCTCGTACACCCTGGGCCGTGACAGCCACACCGATGCCAAATTCCGCCGGGTGGCACGCATCATGGTGTGTGGGAAGACCTCCCTGGCCAAAGAGGTGTTTGGGGAGACACTGAACGAGAGCCGCGACCCTGACCGCCCCCCCGAGCGCTACACATCCCGCTACTATCTCAAGTTCACCTTCCTGGAGCAGGCTTTTGACAAGCTGGCTGATGCAGGCTTCCACATGGTGGCCTGTAACTCCACAGGAACCTGCGCCTTTGCCCATGAGCAGACGGACGACAAGATCTGGACCAGCTACACTGAATATGTGTTCTACCGTGAGTGA